The following are encoded in a window of Deinococcus aerolatus genomic DNA:
- a CDS encoding HAD family hydrolase: MPIRLIATDLDGTLLRPDLSVSPRTRRALDAARVAGILTVPVTARQPRGVQQIAQAAGFAGWALCGNGAHGVHLGTGEVLFEAHVTAAAQRALAVALAERVPGVLFVSVRQGGEGFVAQTGYADIAGFGDHHREPGDMGSFLLDEVLAEPSLKLIVRHPALTPRELLQEVQALNLGGHAVTHSGAPFLEVLAEGVSKAWGLARLCGTLGIAPSEVLAFGDAPNDAEMLAWAGRGVAMANAEHEALEAADEVTLSNAEDGVAAVIERLLSQTAPATTAPGVASAPSASGS; encoded by the coding sequence ATGCCCATTCGCCTGATTGCGACCGATCTGGACGGCACGCTGCTGCGTCCGGACCTGAGCGTCAGCCCGCGCACCCGCCGGGCGCTGGACGCGGCGCGGGTGGCGGGCATCCTGACGGTTCCGGTCACGGCGCGGCAACCGCGTGGGGTTCAACAAATCGCACAGGCCGCAGGGTTTGCAGGGTGGGCGCTGTGCGGCAACGGCGCCCACGGCGTTCACCTGGGCACCGGGGAAGTGCTGTTCGAGGCGCATGTGACGGCGGCGGCGCAGCGTGCCCTGGCCGTGGCTCTGGCCGAACGCGTTCCCGGCGTGCTGTTCGTCAGCGTTCGGCAGGGCGGCGAGGGCTTCGTGGCCCAGACGGGTTACGCCGACATCGCCGGATTCGGGGACCACCACCGCGAGCCCGGCGACATGGGCAGCTTCCTGCTGGATGAGGTGCTGGCCGAGCCGAGCCTGAAGCTGATCGTGCGCCACCCGGCGCTGACCCCGCGCGAACTGCTGCAGGAGGTTCAGGCCCTGAACCTGGGAGGCCACGCCGTGACCCACAGCGGCGCTCCGTTTCTGGAGGTGCTGGCCGAGGGGGTCAGCAAGGCGTGGGGGCTGGCGCGGCTGTGCGGGACCCTGGGCATCGCCCCGTCCGAGGTGCTGGCCTTCGGGGACGCCCCCAACGACGCCGAGATGCTGGCCTGGGCCGGGCGCGGCGTGGCGATGGCCAACGCGGAGCACGAAGCGCTGGAAGCCGCAGATGAAGTGACCCTCAGCAACGCGGAGGACGGGGTGGCAGCGGTGATCGAGCGACTGCTCTCCCAGACCGCGCCCGCCACCACCGCTCCAGGCGTGGCCTCCGCCCCATCGGCGTCCGGCTCGTAG
- a CDS encoding 4'-phosphopantetheinyl transferase superfamily protein — MIVAVGHDLIEISRIRRMLEREGPRAERLFAPAELAYCARLSDPAPSLAARFAAKEAFQKVWPRPHGWRDVWVVREATPDGPFPFTRPFLAFGPDIDAEMQERGWVAHLTLTHTKEHASAVVVLEER, encoded by the coding sequence ATGATCGTCGCCGTGGGCCATGACCTGATCGAGATCTCGCGCATCCGCCGCATGCTGGAGCGCGAGGGGCCACGCGCCGAACGGCTGTTTGCTCCCGCAGAACTGGCGTACTGCGCCCGCCTGAGTGACCCGGCCCCCAGCCTGGCGGCCCGCTTCGCCGCCAAGGAAGCCTTTCAGAAGGTCTGGCCCCGGCCCCACGGCTGGCGCGACGTGTGGGTGGTGCGGGAGGCCACGCCGGACGGCCCCTTTCCCTTCACGCGGCCTTTTCTAGCCTTTGGCCCCGACATTGACGCCGAGATGCAGGAACGCGGCTGGGTGGCCCACCTGACGCTAACGCACACGAAAGAACACGCCTCAGCGGTGGTGGTGCTGGAGGAGCGCTAA
- a CDS encoding aldo/keto reductase, with translation MTSPLLPPHAPRLGLGLAALGRPGYINLGHGDDLTDKTPQAMQIHAWHVLDTAWAAGIRYFDAARSYGRAEVFLGDWLRARGHTATVGSKWGYTYVADWRTDADTHEVKSHDLDTLERQWPETLAALGRAPDLYLIHSATLETGVLENRRVLSRLAELAGAGVRVGLSTSGPGQAHTVRRALEVTVDGVNPFSAVQATWNVLEPSVGAALAEAHAAGWSVVVKEAVANGRLTGRADLPPALAQVGHELNAGPDAVALAAALAQPWADVVLSGATTSEQLEGNLRALTLTGDFSALAGLAESPEAYWQTRARLAWN, from the coding sequence ATGACTTCTCCTCTGCTCCCTCCGCACGCTCCCCGCCTGGGGTTGGGCCTGGCCGCCCTGGGCCGGCCCGGCTACATCAATCTGGGCCACGGAGATGACCTGACAGACAAGACCCCCCAGGCCATGCAGATCCACGCCTGGCACGTACTGGACACCGCCTGGGCTGCCGGCATCCGCTACTTCGACGCGGCCCGCAGCTATGGCCGCGCCGAGGTCTTTCTGGGCGACTGGCTGCGCGCACGCGGTCACACGGCAACCGTCGGCAGCAAGTGGGGCTACACCTACGTCGCGGACTGGCGTACCGACGCCGACACGCACGAGGTCAAGAGCCATGATCTGGACACGCTGGAGCGGCAATGGCCCGAAACCCTGGCGGCCCTGGGCCGCGCCCCGGACCTCTACCTGATCCACTCCGCGACGCTGGAGACGGGCGTCCTGGAAAACCGGCGGGTGCTGTCACGGCTGGCCGAACTGGCCGGCGCCGGCGTGCGCGTGGGTCTGTCCACCAGCGGACCAGGGCAGGCCCACACGGTGCGGCGGGCCCTGGAGGTCACGGTGGACGGGGTCAACCCCTTCAGCGCCGTGCAGGCCACCTGGAACGTGCTGGAGCCGTCGGTCGGGGCGGCCCTGGCGGAGGCCCATGCGGCAGGCTGGTCTGTGGTGGTCAAGGAGGCGGTGGCCAACGGCAGGTTGACCGGACGCGCTGACCTTCCGCCCGCGCTGGCCCAGGTAGGCCACGAACTGAACGCTGGTCCCGACGCCGTGGCCCTGGCCGCCGCACTGGCCCAGCCGTGGGCCGACGTGGTGCTGAGCGGCGCGACCACCTCGGAGCAGCTGGAGGGCAACCTGCGGGCGCTGACGCTGACGGGCGACTTCTCCGCGCTGGCAGGCCTGGCCGAGTCGCCGGAGGCCTACTGGCAGACGCGGGCGCGGCTGGCCTGGAACTGA
- a CDS encoding HepT-like ribonuclease domain-containing protein has product MPEQTLFPDTSLQEVARVIRSVQGQWRRMGVSRVRIFGSVARGEATDLSDVDLLVDFDIEAGLLDLMHVKDLFEDTLRRRIDVLTEGGLKPQLRREILSDAVDVLDVPRHPQTTFRRKRWRWRLYDVLDALDRVREYTADHTLDSFLDDERTRDAVLRNLARLGETTKFIPQSVEDRHPQVPWAYLRDIRNLVAHDYFGIDPVLVWHTATSELVNIRPSLQKVADGGKEERAS; this is encoded by the coding sequence ATGCCTGAGCAGACCCTCTTTCCCGACACCAGCCTGCAGGAGGTGGCCCGCGTCATTCGCTCCGTGCAGGGCCAGTGGCGCCGCATGGGCGTGTCGCGCGTGCGGATTTTTGGTTCGGTGGCGCGCGGCGAGGCCACGGACCTGTCAGACGTGGACCTTCTGGTGGATTTCGACATCGAGGCGGGCCTGCTGGACCTGATGCACGTCAAGGACCTGTTCGAGGACACCCTGCGCCGCCGTATCGACGTCCTGACCGAGGGCGGCCTGAAACCGCAGCTGCGCCGCGAGATTCTCAGTGACGCGGTGGACGTGCTGGACGTGCCGCGCCATCCGCAGACCACCTTCCGGCGCAAGCGCTGGCGCTGGCGGCTCTATGACGTACTGGACGCCCTGGACCGCGTGCGCGAGTACACGGCGGACCACACACTGGACAGCTTTCTTGACGACGAGCGCACCCGCGACGCTGTGCTGCGCAACCTTGCGCGGCTGGGCGAGACGACCAAGTTCATCCCGCAGAGCGTGGAGGACCGCCACCCGCAGGTGCCGTGGGCCTATCTGCGCGACATCCGCAATCTGGTGGCGCACGATTATTTCGGCATTGATCCGGTGCTGGTGTGGCACACGGCCACGTCGGAACTGGTCAACATCCGGCCCAGTCTGCAGAAGGTGGCGGACGGCGGAAAGGAGGAGCGGGCCAGCTGA